In the Oncorhynchus kisutch isolate 150728-3 unplaced genomic scaffold, Okis_V2 scaffold3875, whole genome shotgun sequence genome, one interval contains:
- the LOC116372059 gene encoding prostaglandin reductase 1-like, with protein MVVSKAWTLRQHFQGFPKASDFHLREETLPQPKNGQVLLEAVFLSVDPYMRPYSQTMMKEGDVMIGSQVAKVIQSYNPSFPVGCHVVSDCGWRSHWVCDGAELTPVLPDWPQDIPLSLALGAIGMPGLTALYGLEEVCEIKKGETLLVNAAAGAVGSVVGQIAKIKGCRVVGCAGTDTKVSYLKELGFDQVFNYKTATSLEESLREAAPHGYDCYFENVGGKFSSVVMPQMREYGRIAVCGSISMYNDTTPQTGPYVHTYMIFKQLRMEGFLCARWKNKHQQSLRRLMAWMTEGKLRCNEHITIGFNNMPAAFMGMLQGDNTGKAVVKV; from the exons ATGGTTGTGTCCAAGGCCTGGACGTTACGCCAGCACTTCCAGGGTTTCCCCAAGGCTAGTGACTTCCATCTGAGGGAGGAGACGCTGCCGCAGCCCAAGAATGGACAG GTACTGTTGGAGGCTGTGTTCCTCAGTGTGGACCCTTACATGAGACCCTACAGCCAGACGATGATGAAGGAGGGAGACGTTATGATTGGATCACAAGTTGCCAA ggTGATCCAGAGCTATAACCCCAGCTTCCCGGTGGGCTGCCATGTGGTCAGTGATTGTGGATGGAGGAGTCACTGGGTGTGTGATGGGGCAGAGCTGACCCCTGTGCTTCCCGACTGGCCCCAggacatccccctctccctggccCTGGGGGCCATCGGCATGCCTGG TCTGACAGCTCTgtatggactagaggaggtgtgcGAGATAAAGAAGGGGGAGACTCTTCTGGTGAACGCTGCAGCAGGAGCCGTGGGCTCAGTGGTGGGACAGATCGCCAAGATCAAG gGCTGCAGAGTAGTGGGCTGTGCGGGGACAGATACCAAGGTGTCCTATCTAAAGGAGCTGGGTTTTGACCAGGTCTTCAACTACAAGACTGCCACCTCCCTGGAGGAATCACTCAGGGAGGCCGCGCCACACGGATACGACTGCTACTTTGAGAAC gTTGGGGGGAAGTTCTCCAGTGTAGTGATGCCTCAGATGAGAGAGTATGGCAGAATAGCTGTGTGTGGAAGCATCTCCATGTACAACgacaccacaccacagacag GGCCGTATGTACACACCTATATGATCTTCAAGCAGCTGAGGATGGAGGGCTTCCTGTGTGCTCGCTGGAAAAACAAACACCAGCAGTCACTGAGGAGGCTGATGGCCTGGATGACTGAG GGCAAGCTGAGATGCAATGAACACATCACCATTGGTTTCAACAACATGCCTGCTGCCTTCATGGGCATGCTACAGGGAGACAACACCGGCAAGGCTGTGGTCAAggtgtga